Proteins encoded together in one Triticum dicoccoides isolate Atlit2015 ecotype Zavitan chromosome 7B, WEW_v2.0, whole genome shotgun sequence window:
- the LOC119340998 gene encoding galactoside 2-alpha-L-fucosyltransferase-like, giving the protein MGRAGVVLIVCLCTLPFLVFLFRAPAVWHNAAKLTATAGGLVNVSRPSVAGGGADELFGGLLAPGSDRRACLSRYQSPRYYKHSPYAPSPHLLQKLRDYEARHKKCGPGTPPYAKSVDHLSSGSSSTEDDECNYVVWIPYNGLGNRMLSLLSTFLYALLTGRVLLVHSTDDFTDLFCEPFPGGTWALPPDFPVADMSRLGARSNESYGNLLDGKKISNDPAKATARSVPPYVYLHLAHDLRRSDRLFYCNDDQLVLAKVNWLLLQNDFYFVPALYDMAEFEGELRRLFPAMESVSHLLGRYLFHPSNSVWGMITRYYHSYLAQADERIGVQIRMFSWASIPVDDMYDQIMACSRRERILPYVDGDEANTTSTAADGSNKSKAILIASLQGEYYERIKSTYYEHAAEGGGRVGVFQPSHEERQTMGQRSHNQKALAEIYLLSFSDVLLTTGISTFGYMSSSLAGLRPTMLMIAKDHKVPETPCVRAVSMEPCFHMTPDVKCRGKAVNKEELSRHVKECEDVPKGMKWIKGIKLVD; this is encoded by the exons ATGGGCAGGGCGGGCGTGGTGCTCATCGTGTGCCTCTGCACGCTGCCGTTCCTGGTGTTCCTCTTCCGCGCGCCGGCCGTCTGGCACAACGCCGCCAAGCTCACCGCCACAGCCGGAG GGTTAGTGAACGTCTCTCGTCCAAGCGTCGCCGGTGGCGGCGCAGACGAGCTCTTCGGCGGCCTGCTCGCGCCGGGCTCCGACCGACGCGCGTGCCTGAGCCGGTACCAGTCCCCGCGTTACTACAAGCACTCCCCCTACGCGCCCTCGCCGCACCTCTTGCAGAAGCTGCGCGACTACGAGGCGCGGCACAAGAAGTGCGGCCCCGGCACGCCGCCGTACGCCAAGTCCGTCGATCACCTCAGCTCCGGCAGCAGCAGCACGGAGGACGATGAGTGCAACTACGTCGTGTGGATCCCCTACAACGGCCTCGGCAACCGGATGCTGTCGCTGCTGAGCACGTTCCTGTACGCGCTCCTCACCGGCCGCGTCCTCCTCGTGCACTCCACCGACGACTTCACCGACCTCTTCTGCGAGCCGTTCCCCGGCGGGACCTGGGCGCTCCCGCCGGACTTCCCCGTCGCGGACATGTCCCGGCTCGGGGCGCGCTCCAACGAGTCGTACGGGAACCTCCTGGACGGCAAGAAGATCTCCAACGACCCGGCCAAGGCGACGGCGCGGTCGGTGCCGCCGTATGTGTACCTGCACCTGGCGCACGACCTCCGGCGCTCGGACCGGCTCTTCTACTGCAACGACGACCAGCTGGTGCTGGCCAAGGTGAACTGGCTGCTGCTGCAGAACGACTTCTACTTCGTGCCGGCGCTGTACGACATGGCCGAGTTCGAGGGCGAGCTCCGGAGGCTGTTCCCGGCCATGGAGAGCGTGTCGCACCTCCTCGGCCGGTACCTGTTCCACCCGTCCAACTCGGTGTGGGGCATGATCACGCGCTACTACCACTCGTACCTGGCCCAGGCGGACGAGAGGATCGGCGTGCAGATCAGGATGTTCTCCTGGGCATCCATCCCCGTCGACGACATGTACGACCAGATCATGGCGTGCTCCCGGCGGGAGCGCATACTGCCGTACGTCGATGGCGACGAGGCGAACACGACGAGCACCGCGGCCGACGGCTCCAACAAATCCAAGGCCATCTTGATCGCGTCGCTGCAGGGCGAGTACTATGAGAGGATCAAGTCGACGTACTACGAGCACGCGGCAGAGGGCGGGGGCAGGGTGGGGGTGTTCCAGCCGAGCCACGAGGAGCGGCAGACGATGGGGCAGCGGTCGCACAACCAGAAGGCGCTGGCGGAGATCTACCTGCTCAGCTTCTCCGACGTGCTGCTCACCACGGGGATATCCACCTTCGGCTACATGAGCAGCAGCCTCGCGGGGCTGCGCCCCACAATGCTCATGATCGCCAAGGACCACAAGGTGCCCGAGACGCCGTGCGTGCGCGCCGTGTCCATGGAGCCGTGCTTCCACATGACGCCCGATGTCAAGTGCCGGGGCAAGGCGGTGAACAAGGAGGAGCTGTCTCGGCACGTCAAGGAGTGCGAGGATGTACCCAAAGGGATGAAATGGATTAAAGGTATCAAGTTAGTTGATTAG